From Drosophila nasuta strain 15112-1781.00 chromosome X, ASM2355853v1, whole genome shotgun sequence, one genomic window encodes:
- the LOC132795833 gene encoding protein obstructor-E, which translates to MQRIEVTSVLILALIACGHALAVGSPECPEKYGVQAYAHTENCDQFFLCTNGTLTLETCENGLLFDGKGAVHNHCNYNWAVDCKGRQWDPTPISTPGCEYQFGLYAVSKECSTTYIKCAHGEPHEQDCDAGLAYDERIHGCNWPDQLLDHCNPEAVVGFKCPTKVDPNSVAARFWPFPRFPVQGDCHRLITCVEGYPRLISCGEDKVFDEHTLTCEDPEYASGGCANYGK; encoded by the exons ATGCAACGAATTGAAGTGACCAGCGTCCTGATCCTGGCATTAATTGCCTGCG GACATGCCCTTGCCGTCGGTTCCCCCGAGTGCCCTGAGAAATATGGCGTGCAAGCTTACGCACACACCGAGAACTGTGATCAGTTCTTTCTCTGCACCAATGGCACACTGACTTTGGAGACTTGCGAGAATGGTTTGCTCTTCGATGGCAAGGGGGCAGTGCACAATCACTGCAACTACAATTGGGCTGTGGACTGCAAGGGACGCCAGTGGGATC CGACACCAATCTCGACGCCTGGCTGCGAATATCAGTTCGGTTTGTATGCCGTGTCCAAGGAATGCTCGACCACCTACATCAAGTGCGCCCATGGCGAACCCCACGAACAGGATTGCGACGCTGGTTTGGCTTATGATGAGCGCATCCATGGCTGCAATTGGCCCGACCAACTGCTCGATCACTGCAATCCTGAGG CTGTTGTCGGCTTCAAGTGCCCAACGAAAGTGGACCCCAACTCGGTTGCCGCACGCTTCTGGCCCTTCCCCCGCTTCCCCGTGCAGGGCGACTGCCACCGTTTAATCACCTGTGTTGAGGGCTACCCGCGCCTCATTAGCTGTGGCGAGGACAAGGTATTCGATGAGCATACGCTTACCTGCGAGGATCCCGAATACGCCAGCGGTGGCTGTGCCAACTATGGCAAATAG
- the LOC132795832 gene encoding uncharacterized protein LOC132795832 encodes MDLDWQNGLTEIKDRGQYLLHSEKWADCRFLVGTPPNQRIISGHKLLLAMASPVFERMFYGNLPDKTDPIIIPDVQPEAFEAMLDYIYTDRITIGSFDKACELCYVAKKYMLPHVVTRCTHFLWADLSPKNACRAYEFAKLFDEPRLMQSSMDLIAANTREVLSDPSFLDIEVSTLMAILDQHRLNIDSELDLFNCLLKFASERGILNEHGTEETLPKSSASAEHNEMLANEQANDIVVEEIKMEPDVAAMVRHMHHDVDDVVDIAAQSGGPSISPVGSPSAAANAVVASSSSSSSIGAALAPLHNNSNNNNDSDVVIIDSDASGHAQDELNAAEAAANMINMMDAQRTIMDGAMLRQAVKKIRFLTMTPQQFAEGPARSKLLQQHEALAILIKISSPTLNDCNMPEGFCVSRSTRNFFESAHRQRELNSSYRLNAASVSSFSAATRLTYPATQPAAFSRQQQQQQQQQQQPQRISVPLNLGAAMDQLPIQNPPGTGVGGGFFIEDGADGGAVFGDGFEAAGAAPNEASGSSNSFHDMVRSYCKRSIVREFDYRNTSVTDAGVTFQVDTNIWILGVQVPTQVLCGELMNSAGFAELYTEVLYAHIQDMHGSRIAYTHCTARVRYDSHLDITFDRPVYIYRNQIYKIYVVFNKMGWYPMYACCPDTIKQRVKFKFNVGNPSESVRDGLIYAIIFSTPQDQVRQLID; translated from the exons ATGGATCTTGACTGGCAAAACGGTCTGACAGAGATCAAGGACCGCGGTCAGTATCTGCTGCACTCAGAAAAATGGGCCGATTGCCGCTTTCTCGTTGGAACACCGCCAAATCAACGCATCATCTCCGGCCACAAGTTGCTCCTGGCGATGGCATCGCCAGTGTTTGAGCGCATGTTCTATGGCAATCTGCCGGATAAAACCGATCCCATCATCATACCCGATGTGCAGCCGGAGGCATTTGAGGCAATGCTCGATTACATTTACACAGATCGCATTACAATCGGCTCCTTTGACAAGGCCTGTGAATTGTGCTACGTGGCAAAGAAATACATGCTGCCACACGTCGTCACCCGATGCACGCACTTTCTCTGGGCCGATCTCAGTCCAAAGAATGCGTGTCGTGCCTATGAATTTGCCAAACTCTTCGATGAGCCGCGTCTGATGCAAAGCAGCATGGATTTGATTGCGGCAAACACACGTGAAGTGCTGTCGGATCCCAGTTTCCTGGACATCGAGGTCTCCACCCTGATGGCCATACTGGATCAGCATCGTCTCAACATTGACTCCGAGTTGGATCTATTCAATTGCCTGCTCAAATTTGCCAGCGAACGCGGCATACTCAACGAACACGGCACCGAGGAGACGCTGCCCAAATCCTCGGCCAGCGCCGAACACAATGAAATGCTGGCCAACGAGCAGGCCAACGATATTGTTGTCGAAGAGATCAAAATGGAACCCGATGTGGCTGCCATGGTGCGGCACATGCATCACGATGTCGACGATGTGGTCGATATTGCGGCTCAATCGGGAGGACCATCGATATCGCCAGTCGGTTCTCCTTCGGCAGCAGCGAATGCTGTCGTCGCCTCATCGAGTTCGTCCAGCTCAATCGGCGCAGCTTTGGCGCCActacacaacaacagcaacaacaacaacgatagcGATGTGGTGATCATCGATAGCGATGCCTCCGGCCATGCGCAGGATGAGCTGAATGCGGCCGAGGCGGCGGCGAATATGATCAACATGATGGACGCACAACGCACCATCATGGATGGCGCCATGCTGCGCCAGGCGGTGAAGAAGATTCGCTTCCTGACGATGACGCCCCAACAGTTTGCCGAGGGTCCGGCGCGCTCCaagctgctgcaacagcacGAAGCGCTCGCTATCCTCATCAAGATCTCCAGTCCGACATTGAATGACTGCAACATGCCCGAAGGATTCTGCGTTTCGCGCAGCACACGGAACTTCTTTGAGTCGGCGCATCGTCAGCGTGAATTGAATTCATCGTATCGTTTGAATGCCGCCTCCGTGTCATCTTTCTCGGCTGCCACACGTCTCACATATCCTGCCACCCAGCCGGCGGCATTCtccagacaacaacaacagcagcaacaacaacaacagcagccgcaacgCATCAGTGTGCCTTTGAATCTGGGCGCTGCCATGGATCAGCTGCCCATACAAAATCCACCTGGAACTGGCGTTGGCGGCGGCTTCTTCATCGAGGATGGCGCCGACGGCGGAGCTGTCTTTGGCGATGGCTTTGAGGCGGCTGGAGCAGCGCCCAATGAGGCATCCGGTTCGAGCAACTCTTTCCACGACATGGTCCGCTCCTACTGCAAGCGTTCCATCGTCCGGGAGTTCGATTATCGCAACACCAGCGTAACCGATGCGGGCGTCACCTTCCAG GTTGATACCAACATCTGGATCTTGGGCGTTCAGGTGCCCACCCAAGTGCTCTGCGGCGAGTTGATGAACTCGGCTGGATTTGCCGAGCTGTACACCGAGGTGCTGTACGCTCACATCCAGGATATGCACGGCTCAAGGATTGCGTACACGCATTGCACAGCCCGTGTGCGCTATGATTCGCATTTGGATATCACATTCGATCGTCCCGTTTACATTTATCGCAATCAGATCTACAAAATTTACGTGGTCTTCAACAAGATGGGCTGGTATCCCATGTATGCCTGTTGTCCGGATACCATTAAGCAGCGCGTCAAATTCAAGTTCAACGTGGGCAATCCCAGCGAGAGTGTGCGCGATGGTCTCATTTATGCCATCATCTTTTCCACGCCGCAGGATCAAGTGCGTCAGCTGATTGActaa
- the LOC132795674 gene encoding uncharacterized protein LOC132795674 — MQLPRSQLHLLLLLLTAQQPSDTVAFGGIAQLEHVLHLILTRSCAAHNQSVYVSTGYREQLPKEQARLVDRVVDHVLRRHSQVPMLLDRHLKPQLNLHVQLMLFFVQSTEQFIHSAAGNSGATSTFKHKFLVVLLSRSDDESSKEEMSHLFSYMLHQRLNIDVLLLRWQLDAGSVESFTFWPYSEAGCESVEPILQPLRGARLEELYPQKVGNLYGCPLDVIVWHVPPYIELHLERGTELEQQLQGWDAKLLRLMAQRLNFRLRLVANEPPQLIGGESHMNGSFTGAFRMLRQRRANLTCGCAACLPARAKFLSHTVSYNQVEYVIVLRTGRAYSNYEIMLFPFACSTWLLLLSIAALHLLQRLFCPNWCLRLPSPIQLGIVMLLYVLRVSYESSIFEFVHNAPVRPLPQTVEQALQADYSFIVDHATHRMAAWLPNLNRRTHIRPGMAVDMFELLLKQEPLDGNWGVLSSRDFLDYYLAGHREQRHRFVVLHPKVMNNILCMHLPLGSYMASIISQLLFDLRSFGICQQVSQFVTPSVSRDHHQKDAFGESMRFLYAACYCLLFANTFALGVFALELLSLHSRFRWLSCFFERL; from the coding sequence ATGCAACTGCCAAGAAGTCAGCTGCATCTATTGCTCCTTCTGCTAACAGCTCAGCAGCCAAGTGACACCGTCGCCTTTGGCGGCATTGCGCAGCTGGAGCATGTGCTGCATTTGATACTGACACGCAGCTGTGCGGCGCACAATCAAAGCGTCTATGTGAGCACCGGCTATCGGGAGCAACTGCCGAAGGAGCAAGCCCGTCTGGTGGATCGCGTGGTCGATCATGTGCTGCGACGTCACAGCCAGGTGCCGATGCTGCTGGACAGACACCTGAAGCCGCAACTCAATTTGCATGTGCAGCTGATGCTGTTCTTTGTGCAGAGTACGGAACAATTCATTCACTCGGCAGCGGGGAATTCAGGCGCCACATCAACGTTCAAACACAAGTTTTTGGTGGTTCTTCTGTCGCGATCCGATGATGAATCCTCAAAGGAAGAGATGTCACATCTGTTTAGTTATATGCTCCATCAGCGTCTCAACATTGATGTGCTGCTGTTACGTTGGCAACTCGATGCGGGCAGCGTGGAAAGCTTCACCTTCTGGCCATACAGCGAAGCTGGCTGCGAGTCCGTCGAACCCATTTTGCAGCCACTACGCGGAGCACGCCTCGAGGAGCTTTATCCGCAAAAGGTCGGCAATCTGTACGGTTGTCCATTGGATGTGATTGTGTGGCATGTGCCGCCGTACATCGAGCTGCATTTGGAGCGTGGCACGGAGTTGGAACAACAGCTGCAGGGTTGGGATGCGAAGCTGTTGCGATTGATGGCGCAACGCTTGAATTTTCGTTTGCGTCTGGTAGCCAACGAGCCGCCGCAGCTAATTGGCGGCGAGAGTCACATGAATGGCAGCTTCACCGGCGCCTTTCGCATGCTCCGCCAGCGTCGCGCCAATCTCACCTGCGGCTGTGCCGCCTGCCTGCCAGCGCGAGCTAAATTCCTGTCGCACACCGTTTCTTACAATCAGGTGGAGTATGTGATTGTGTTGCGCACTGGTCGAGCTTACAGCAACTATGAGATTATGTTGTTTCCCTTTGCCTGCTCCacttggttgctgttgctctccATCGCTGCGTTGCATCTGCTCCAGCGTTTGTTTTGCCCCAACTGGTGTCTGCGTTTGCCTTCACCCATCCAGCTAGGCATCGTCATGCTGTTGTATGTGCTGCGTGTGAGCTACGAGAGTTCCATCTTTGAGTTTGTCCACAATGCACCGGTGCGTCCGTTGCCCCAAACCGTGGAGCAAGCACTCCAAGCGGACTACAGCTTCATTGTGGATCATGCCACACATCGCATGGCCGCCTGGCTGCCGAACTTGAATCGACGCACCCACATTCGGCCCGGCATGGCTGTGGATATGTTTGAGTTGCTGCTGAAGCAGGAGCCGCTGGATGGCAATTGGGGCGTGCTGAGTAGTCGCGATTTCTTGGACTACTATTTGGCCGGGCATCGCGAGCAGCGGCATCGCTTCGTTGTGCTCCATCCGAAGGTGATGAACAACATTCTGTGCATGCATCTGCCGCTTGGCTCTTACATGGCCTCCATCATCAGTCAGCTGCTGTTCGATCTGCGCAGCTTTGGCATCTGTCAACAAGTCTCGCAGTTTGTTACGCCCTCAGTATCGCGAGATCATCATCAGAAGGATGCTTTCGGGGAGTCGATGCGTTTCCTTTACGCCGCCTGCTATTGCCTGCTCTTTGCCAATACTTTCGCACTTGGCGTCTTTGCGCTGGAGCTACTCTCTCTGCATTCTCGCTTTCGATGGCTCAGCTGCTTCTTTGAGCGTCTCTAA
- the LOC132796823 gene encoding uncharacterized protein LOC132796823, with protein sequence MEMEIKVVAQFSLDDASTMLTMPLSAIDGTFNVTLMYAVVWTINSHYAIDSSKPLTILNFATWETSRGHHNDLIDAVLRLASSANRIKFLLEGERVDAQQQVDAVQPPLAPANALNMQTTAIWLLDSVWAYYRLERRLLQTDGAFKRNGFYCIVYTGEEEDRLDTIRLIFKRLFAIYVINVNVFIMDRSTASTTAQVHVYNYYPYRELRCQSSLPIHYASFMGGLGVPPRFLLPNRTLFFDDKLDNMHGCPLRIVTFQHRPFVIIEPPTAGGQRRLLGIEGELIALLAERMNFAIELLEQPAKDRGSVYPNGSVSGAMGMIVEGSVNLTFGAFMYSKERAQYMLPSITYTSFPIVLCVPGGHQLSPLQRLSKPLGHLTWLCLWLSIALGCGLIVLLQLMPQRWRRFVLGSGNTTPLLALWCTLLGGTHPQPPRRNFARYLLVLWLLQTLVLRAAYTGELYILLQDGRMRTPLRTLAEVLDKNYVFHMLPALENIFRDLLPVMRIRIEPQLDATLRELRDNEEARIVAPLLKPTAARFDMDSGPMRPRLSVLPNPLLTAPLTLYMRPHSYLKQRINGLLMNMMSAGLVHRFRRMYLDRIEHLAVVRNRDPSQLSLWLLGAIFSLYISLQLCACFVFLLERRSAAPHRRRLRRFMDALNHFVA encoded by the exons atggaaatggaaatcaaAGTCGTTGCGCAGTTTTCGCTGGACGACGCTTCAACAATGTTGACAATGCCATTGTCGGCCATCGACGGTACATTTAACGTAACACTGATGTACGCCGTGGTGTGGACTATTAACAGTCACTATGCCATCGATTCAAGCAAACCGCTGACTATACTCAACTTTGCCACATGGGAGACGAGTCGTGGCCATCACAACGATCTCATTGATGCAGTGCTTCGACTTGCCTCCAGCGCCAACCGCATCAAGTTTCTTCTAGAAGGCGAACGAGTCGATGCCCAGCAACAAGTGGATGCAGTGCAGCCCCCACTAGCGCCAGCAAATGCTCTCAACATGCAGACGACAGCCATCTGGTTGCTGGACAGTGTTTGGGCCTATTATCGCCTGGAGCGTCGCCTGCTGCAAACGGACGGCGCCTTCAAGCGCAATGGCTTCTATTGCATTGTGTATACGGGCGAGGAGGAGGATCGTCTCGACACCATACGCTTGATCTTTAAACGTCTCTTTGCCATCTATGTGATCAATGTGAATGTCTTTATCATGGATCGATCGACAGCATCGACAACGGCCCAAGTGCATGTCTACAATTATTATCCATATCGCGAGCTGCGCTGTCAATCCTCGCTGCCCATTCACTATGCCAGCTTTATGGGTGGCCTCGGCGTTCCTCCGCGATTTCTTCTGCCGAATCGCACGCTCTTTTTCGACGACAAGCTGGACAACATGCATGGCTGCCCGCTGCGCATTGTCACCTTCCAGCATCGTCCATTTGTCATCATCGAGCCGCCGACAGCTGGTGGCCAGCGACGACTGCTTGGCATCGAAGGTGAACTCATTGCGCTGCTCGCCGAGCGCATGAACTTTGCCATCGAGTTGCTCGAGCAACCGGCCAAGGATCGTGGCTCCGTCTATCCCAATGGCAGCGTCTCGGGCGCCATGGGCATG ATTGTGGAGGGCAGCGTCAACCTGACGTTCGGAGCCTTCATGTACAGCAAGGAGCGCGCCCAGTACATGCTTCCCTCGATCACCTACACCAGTTTTCCCATCGTGCTGTGCGTGCCTGGGGGTCATCAGCTGTCGCCGTTGCAACGCCTCAGCAAGCCTCTGGGTCACCTCACCTGGCTGTGTCTGTGGCTCAGCATTGCGTTGGGATGCGGTCTGATTGTGTTGCTGCAACTGATGCCACAACGCTGGCGACGCTTTGTGCTCGGTTCGGGGAATACGACGCCACTGCTGGCACTGTGGTGCACTCTACTGGGTGGAACACATCCGCAACCGCCGCGTCGCAACTTCGCACGCTATCTTTTGGTTCTGTGGCTGCTTCAGACGTTGGTTTTGCGCGCTGCCTATACGGGAGAGCTTTATATACTGCTGCAGGACGGGAGGATGCGGACGCCGTTGCGGACGCTCGCTGAGGTGCTGGACAAGAACTATGTGTTCCACATGCTGCCGGCACTGGAGAATATCTTTCGCGATCTGTTGCCGGTGATGCGCATTCGCATCGAACCGCAGCTGGACGCAACGTTGCGTGAGCTGCGCGACAACGAGGAGGCACGCATTGTGGCGCCACTGCTGAAGCCGACGGCGGCACGCTTCGACATGGACTCGGGACCGATGCGGCCCCGGCTCAGTGTTCTGCCCAATCCCCTGTTGACCGCTCCCTTGACGCTCTACATGCGACCGCATTCGTATCTGAAGCAGCGCATCAACGGTCTGCTCATGAACATGATGTCCGCTGGATTGGTGCATCGCTTTCGTCGCATGTATCTCGATCGGATCGAGCATTTGGCCGTCGTACGCAATCGTGATCCCAGCCAGCTCTCGCTCTGGTTGCTTGGCGCCATCTTTAGCCTCTACATCAGCCTACAACTCTGCGCCTGCTTCGTCTTTCTGCTCGAGCGACGCAGCGCAGCTCCGCATCGACGGCGTTTGCGTCGTTTCATGGATGCGTTGAACCACTTCGTTGCTTAG
- the LOC132795193 gene encoding LOW QUALITY PROTEIN: defective chorion protein, FC125 isoform (The sequence of the model RefSeq protein was modified relative to this genomic sequence to represent the inferred CDS: substituted 1 base at 1 genomic stop codon), translating to MRLLVLVLLIAALGSAQDAAQQQQATVVSGDAAAATVDSLTDAADTPTDTTNGTATDAAGTKPRFPTRDEILGQMPPVLPVRSGIPPVDAFYLMFPALSSLLRWGSLFPAQSILGAMPDNLQQSASKVVLVLADDANAQKSRVTRQNAPIVPPNPLNAPVMLQQLLSQMPQPNLGQSWLPDGLVGQMPPLPNIQDFNLGQPLAGLQLPSLDGLLGVHRRQLQLPXPPPPPPPPAAAKAATDDVAQAPPAVAQAPPPPFAGFFDGTNNMLGSALAAMPQAPTPDAFMAGLRQFWPGAAPAAAADATAQASDISEVRVKPETPESGSIINYRDPEQREAQLAQLKLKSALQMEQDKQRVPLLWFRMPPTSSNTKTTNSPTEQREIESKLQMFERQVIAELKLLQQIEALAREMRANAQEGGRQQQQQPAYKLRYPLSRTPVHKITRSDIERALRDDYVRRLLNKEAQRKVQGSAAFKRQATASTTTPQQTLSKEDIVNVMAYAYRLANEKQRAAATAETTPQMQQQQRQWEAEEQKAEKTQQQQQQQEMMMRQMMSQPMEQQQQQQQFLMQRQWMEEQAKRQQQQAQQEAMARQMETMQRQAAIDQQQQQQLAERQWADAKMRAMQQQRQWTEETMKLKQQQQQLQQQAQQQRQWTEEAMKQQTMQQQPMQQQQQTVMEQQQQLRQWEQPAERQWADEKMKAMRQQAEQQRQWSEESIRQQQQQQQQAEQQQQLRQWTEDATKLKQQQQQQAEQMRQWSEDATKLKQQQQAEQMRQWSEDATKLKQQQQQQAEQQQLRQWEQSEDQQQQQQPRQWTEDATKVKQQEQQQQAEQQPMRMETDGDGLMVGEATPQMPDTDGKERHKVDVLGLGGNHHKKAKSKVAPTIINYYQQAPPPRPVAYHYAPPAPSSYGTSYGGGGYGSNAYGGYRAAVGNDAIDSMLREHQVLAAAIKPPTDDNSNTTTATLTTDDDNNNHRIQKSQSSASTSTSSHTSATTTTTSTSSTGEENDALLGAPKGFSDNLLRPYMGLLPIAQPHDPWTEKAFNPQHALYGGGGSYEPYLRPRRDTHIMPTPVQSHQLLTPGMLERLLRIKAEFQRRFPHLYQGMLNHQTNQTRVVVKPPLLVRNEPKLKSDSTPVYELGAAERGLFDEPSSDVEATSERIVEKKKKQHRDDDNDDDDDVDFFRFEDEDLEDNNDHDHHNNDNDKDVEPFDD from the exons ATGAGATTGCTAGTTTTGGTGCTGTTGATTGCAGCGCTGGGCAGCGCACAGGATGcagcgcaacaacagcaggcgaCAGTTGTCAGCGGCgatgcagcagctgccactgtCGATAGCTTGACGGATGCCGCAGACACGCCCACGGACACAACAAATGGAACAGCAACGGATGCGGCTGGAACTAAGCCACGTTTTCCCACACGGGACGAG ATCCTCGGCCAGATGCCTCCAGTGTTGCCGGTGCGCAGCGGCATTCCTCCGGTTGATGCCTTCTACTTGATGTTCCCCGCGCTCAGCAGCCTGCTGCGTTGGGGCAGCCTCTTCCCCGCCCAGTCCATACTGGGCGCCATGCCCGACAATCTGCAGCAGTCGGCCTCCAAGGTGGTCCTCGTGCTGGCCGACGATGCGAATGCCCAGAAGTCGCGTGTCACCCGCCAGAATGCGCCGATTGTGCCACCGAATCCATTGAATGCACCCGTgatgttgcagcagctgctcagTCAAATGCCACAGCCGAATCTCGGCCAGAGTTGGCTGCCCGATGGTCTGGTGGGACAAATGCCGCCACTGCCCAACATACAGGACTTTAATCTTGGTCAACCACTTGCGGGTCTACAATTGCCATCACTCGATGGTCTCTTGGGTGTGCACCGCCGCCAGCTCCAGCTGCCGTAACCCCCCCCCCCTCCACCGCCGCCAGCTGCAGCGAAGGCTGCCACCGATGATGTGGCTCAGGCGCCGCCCGCCGTGGCCCAAGCACCACCACCGCCATTTGCCGGTTTCTTCGACGGCACCAACAACATGCTGGGCAGCGCCTTGGCTGCCATGCCCCAAGCGCCCACACCTGACGCCTTCATGGCTGGTCTCCGACAATTCTGGCCAGGAGCAGCgcccgctgccgctgccgatGCGACCGCTCAAGCTTCGGACATCTCGGAGGTGCGTGTGAAACCCGAAACGCCTGAAAGCGGCAGCATCATCAACTACAGAGATCCAGAGCAAAGGGAGGCGCAGTTGGCACAGCTCAAACTGAAGTCAGCGCTGCAAATGGAGCAGGATAAACAGCGTGTGCCATTGCTGTGGTTCCGCATGCCACCAACGAGCAGCAACACGAAGACTACGAACAGTCCTACGGAACAGCGCGAGATTGAGTCGAAACTGCAAATGTTTGAGCGTCAGGTGATTGCCGAATTgaagctgctgcagcagatTGAGGCTCTAGCTCGCGAGATGCGCGCCAATGCACAGGAAGGAGgacgtcagcagcagcagcagccggctTACAAGCTGCGTTATCCTTTGAGTCGGACGCCTGTGCATAAGATCACACGGTCGGACATTGAGCGTGCGCTGCGCGATGATTATGTGCGACGTCTGTTGAACAAGGAAGCGCAACGCAAGGTGCAGGGAAGCGCTGCGTTCAAGCGTCAGGCGACGGCGTCGACGACAACGCCACAGCAAACGCTCTCCAAGGAGGACATCGTCAATGTGATGGCCTATGCTTACAGGCTGGCCAACGAGAAGCAAcgagcagcagccacagctgaGACGACGccacaaatgcaacaacagcagcgacagtgGGAAGCAGAAGAGCAAAAGGCAGAGAAgacgcaacaacagcagcagcaacaggagaTGATGATGCGTCAGATGATGTCCCAGCCAatggaacagcagcagcagcagcaacagtttctGATGCAGCGTCAGTGGATGGAGGAGCAGGCaaagcgacagcagcaacaggcacaACAGGAAGCCATGGCCAGGCAAATGGAGACGATGCAACGCCAGGCAGCGATcgatcagcagcaacagcaacagttggcGGAACGTCAATGGGCGGATGCCAAGATGCGggcaatgcagcagcaacgtcagTGGACGGAGGAGACaatgaagctgaagcagcaacagcagcagctgcagcaacaggcacaacagcaacgccaGTGGACAGAAGAGGCAATGAAGCAGCAaacaatgcagcagcaaccaatgcagcagcaacagcaaacagtcatggagcaacagcaacaactgcgtCAATGGGAACAGCCAGCGGAGCGTCAATGGGCAGATGAGAAGATGAAGGCCATGAGGCAGCAGGCAGAGCAGCAGCGTCAGTGGTCAGAGGAGTCCAtaagacagcaacaacaacagcagcaacaagcagagcagcaacagcaactgcgtCAATGGACAGAAGACGCCACAAAGttgaagcagcaacaacagcaacaagctgAGCAAATGCGTCAATGGTCAGAAGACGCCACAAAGttgaagcaacagcaacaagctgAGCAAATGCGTCAGTGGTCAGAAGACGCCACAAAgttgaagcaacaacaacagcaacaagcagaacaacaacagttgcgtCAATGGGAACAATCCGAagatcaacagcagcagcagcagccacgtCAGTGGACGGAAGATGCGACAAAGGTGaagcaacaggagcagcagcaacaagcggAGCAACAACCAATGCGAATGGAGACGGACGGCGATGGCTTGATGGTGGGTGAGGCGACGCCACAAATGCCGGATACCGATGGCAAGGAGCGTCACAAAG TCGACGTTTTGGGTTTGGGCGGCAATCATCACAAGAAGGCCAAGTCAAAGGTCGCACCAACGATCATCAATTACTATCAGCAGGCGCCACCACCACGTCCAGTTGCCTATCATTATGCCCCACCGGCGCCAAGCAGCTATGGCACCAGCTATGGCGGCGGCGGTTACGGATCGAATGCCTACGGTGGCTACCGGGCGGCAGTCGGCAATGATGCCATCGACAGCATGCTGCGCGAACATCAGGTCTTGGCGGCG GCAATAAAACCTCCCACcgatgacaacagcaacacgacCACAGCAACTTTGACGaccgacgacgacaacaacaatcatcGCATACAGAAAAG TCaatcatcagcatcaacatcaacatcatcacATACATCagccacaaccacaaccacatcCACATCTTCGACTGGCGAGGAAAACGACGCTTTGCTAGGAGCCCCGAAGGGTTTCAGCGACAATCTGCTGCGTCCCTACATGGGTCTATTGCCCATCGCCCAACCCCACGATCCCTGGACAGAGAAAGCCTTTAATCCCCAACATGCGCTCtacggcggcggcggcagttATGAACCGTATTTGCGACCCCGTCGGGACACTCACATTATGCCAACGCCGGTGCAAAGTCATCAGCTCCTGACGCCGGGCATGCTTGAGCGTCTGTTGCGCATTAAGGCGGAGTTTCAGCGACGGTTTCCGCATCTGTATCAGGGCATGCTCAATCATCAAACGAATCAGACGCGTGTCGTTGTTAAGCCGCCGTTGCTGGTACGCAACGAACCGAAACTTAAGAGCGATTCAACGCCTGTATACGAGTTGGGAGCTGCGGAGCGAGGTCTTTTCGATGAGCCAAGCAGCGATGTGGAGGCAACTAGCGAACGCATCGTtgagaagaaaaagaaacaacaccgagacgacgacaacgacgacgatgacgatgtggATTTCTTCCGCTTTGAGGATGAGGATTTGGAAGACAACAACGATCATGATCATCacaacaacgataacgataaGGATGTTGAGCCTTTTGATGACTAA